The sequence CCGCATCGACAAGATTTAGCGAGATTTTCTTCCCAGTGTATTTGACCGCTTCGGGTGTCACCTTTACCGTCTCGAACTGGAGCATCGGTTTTTTCTCTTCTTCCGATACGGTGGCTAGTTTTTCCGGCGCTTCACGGAATATGACGTAGTCCTCCCCGGCCTTTTTATCCACCATCTTCTCAATGTCTCTTGCCGCTTTTCCCGGCATCGCGTCTTCAACAGGTTGCTTCTCCATCTGCGCCGGGAGCGCTTCCACTGGCTCGGCCACCCTTTGCGTTATTGCTGATGTCTCTTCTGGATGGACTTCTGCAGCAACGAGAGGTTGTTCGGGTTGTGCTTCCTTCCATTCAGGTTCAGCAGCTTGTTCGGTCTCTACCGATTTGGCAGGGGACTCTTCCGCTTTCCAGATTTCTTGAGCAGGCTCAGGAGCAGTTTTCTGCTCTGCCCCGGCGATCAACGTGGGTTCAGGGGCCTTACAGAACCTGACCTTGATGGCATTCCCGGATTGTGCAACTTCATATGGAGAATCCTGCTTCAAGTCGAAGACGACTCTGGCGACCTTCTGAGGCGATCTTTTATACTGTGACGCCCTTACTCTCTCGATGAAGGGACCCTGAACCTCATACTCTTTTGAGGGAAGGAGCATGGAAACGTTCTGAAAATCCACAACCACTCGGTCCGGATCCTCCACTTCGAATGTGTCATATTGGAGCTTTCCATCTCCCTTGATCCATATTTCGGTGTAAGAGCTATCCTTGTCATCTATATTGATCATGTTGATCTTGGATGCATACCGGATCTCCGCAGCTTGTTCCCCGACAGGCTGCTCTATCGGAATGCTATCTGCCACCATCGCCTCGGTGCGGGAGGATCCTCCTCCCTCCACTCTGACGTGCAGCTCGTTTCCATCCATGAAGAGAGTGTGGTGGGTGTCAGGATTACAGGTGATCTCCAATCTTCCGATGAAGAAATCTCCCTGCGTTCCAGCTATCATCCTCACCCTGATATCTTTTACTTCGGCAGTATCCAGAGTCAGGGACTCGGGAAGGGATTCCGTATTCCCCTCAGGCACCTCGATGATCAGAACTTCCGGATCCGGATCATAGGTCGTGTATTCGAACGGGATGTTGGCTCTGATCACAAGCTCCGTGATTCCATCCCCCGTGCTGTGCTCAATGCTGCTCAGGATCACCGGTTGAGGCACACTCTTCAGCTCCTCCGCTGACTCGTTGGAAAAACTGATGGCAGTGCAACCGGCGATCAACAGCGCAAGGGCTGTAAAACGTAACATTTTTATCCTGTTCATTTACTTTCCTCCTCCACCGGACTTAGTCTTTTTACTACATCCCTGAAAGGTTTTATGAGCCGGGGATCGTCCACCTGCTGCCTGAAGGTCACTATTCCCGCATCATCGTCAATGCTGATGAGCTTTCCATCATATACCTCATCCCCAACTCTTAGAAAATACCCTCTATTATCCGACCCCGAGAAGAATGCGATATTACCTGCCGGATCCTTGACAATACCGACCAGATCG is a genomic window of Acidobacteriota bacterium containing:
- the pilQ gene encoding type IV pilus secretin PilQ; the protein is MNRIKMLRFTALALLIAGCTAISFSNESAEELKSVPQPVILSSIEHSTGDGITELVIRANIPFEYTTYDPDPEVLIIEVPEGNTESLPESLTLDTAEVKDIRVRMIAGTQGDFFIGRLEITCNPDTHHTLFMDGNELHVRVEGGGSSRTEAMVADSIPIEQPVGEQAAEIRYASKINMINIDDKDSSYTEIWIKGDGKLQYDTFEVEDPDRVVVDFQNVSMLLPSKEYEVQGPFIERVRASQYKRSPQKVARVVFDLKQDSPYEVAQSGNAIKVRFCKAPEPTLIAGAEQKTAPEPAQEIWKAEESPAKSVETEQAAEPEWKEAQPEQPLVAAEVHPEETSAITQRVAEPVEALPAQMEKQPVEDAMPGKAARDIEKMVDKKAGEDYVIFREAPEKLATVSEEEKKPMLQFETVKVTPEAVKYTGKKISLNLVDADIKQVFRLFHEISGLNFVLDPAVGGKVTIVLDNVPWDQALDIILKNNGMDKIFEDNVIRIAPTQRLAQEAASRKQLKDAKELEADPVTITKTLSYAKAQEIEKIIRQSGMVSPRGRVIMDERTNSLIVTDVPTRIAPIDNLITSLDTETPQVMIEARIVETSRQFVQDFGVEWGFTGIADSSRGTQTNLQFPHNARVDYQLNLPFTRVGAISPNQLGVTFGNVLNSFALDLAIEALEVEGKARVLSAPKIATQNNEKAEIERGVRIPVVNTTATEINVEFVSASLRLLVTPQITAEGTIVLDIQVENNTPDFVNRVGDVPPINTQRAQTKVLINDGGTTVIGGIFSQSEGLSEAGVPWFRKVPLFGWLFKRKNVTNENRELLIFLTAKIMRSSA